One part of the Candidatus Wallbacteria bacterium genome encodes these proteins:
- a CDS encoding ABC transporter permease: MFERLLAMLKKEFLQLFRDPRMRAVAIFVPVLQTMIFGYAVNTDVRHIVTAFEDQDNSSASRAVLAGFQGSSYFSLDYFTRNPLETTRLLDEGKIRLAIRIRKGFAEMAGTGKSADLQLLIDGTDSNSAALILNYSQQVIAQLNHELLAERVKSAGIDKEIPSIQVQSRVWFNQTLESRNFYIPGVLGLMLTVITLLLSSMSIVREKEVGTIEQLIVTPIRKSELILGKTIPYALVGFLDVTLILLLAVKWFHIPFMGSLILLYSATGLFLMSSLGVGLLISTVSSTQQQAMMSCFFLIFPTILLSGFAFPIENMPEFAQYLTVVNPLRYFVVIIRGVFLKGIGFNVLTHEFAALAVI, from the coding sequence ATGTTTGAACGACTGCTGGCAATGCTGAAAAAAGAGTTCCTGCAGCTCTTCAGAGACCCCAGGATGCGGGCTGTAGCGATTTTTGTTCCTGTGCTGCAGACCATGATTTTCGGCTATGCCGTGAACACGGATGTCAGGCACATAGTGACTGCTTTTGAAGATCAGGATAACAGTTCCGCTTCTCGCGCGGTTTTAGCCGGATTTCAGGGCTCCAGTTATTTTTCGCTGGACTATTTTACCCGGAATCCTCTGGAAACAACCAGATTGCTTGATGAAGGCAAAATCAGGCTGGCGATTCGTATCCGCAAGGGATTCGCGGAAATGGCAGGAACAGGAAAAAGTGCGGACCTGCAGCTTCTGATTGACGGGACTGACTCCAATTCCGCTGCGCTGATCCTGAACTATTCGCAGCAGGTGATAGCTCAACTGAATCACGAACTTCTGGCTGAACGGGTTAAATCCGCAGGCATCGACAAGGAAATACCGTCGATTCAGGTTCAGTCACGCGTCTGGTTCAATCAGACTCTGGAGAGCCGTAACTTTTATATTCCTGGTGTACTGGGGCTGATGCTGACTGTGATTACACTTCTGCTTTCTTCCATGTCGATCGTGCGGGAAAAGGAAGTCGGTACTATCGAGCAGCTGATCGTCACACCGATCAGAAAAAGCGAGCTGATTCTGGGGAAAACGATTCCCTATGCGCTGGTTGGATTTCTGGATGTAACGCTGATTCTGCTGCTAGCTGTAAAATGGTTTCACATACCATTCATGGGCAGCCTGATTTTGCTGTATTCGGCTACAGGCCTGTTCCTGATGAGTTCTCTCGGTGTCGGGCTTCTGATTTCTACTGTCAGCAGCACGCAGCAGCAGGCCATGATGAGCTGTTTTTTCCTGATTTTCCCCACAATTCTGCTCTCAGGATTCGCTTTTCCGATCGAGAACATGCCGGAGTTCGCCCAGTATCTGACTGTTGTCAATCCTCTGCGCTATTTCGTTGTGATCATCAGGGGAGTTTTCCTGAAAGGCATCGGTTTCAATGTTCTTACCCATGAGTTTGCCGCTCTTGCCGTAATC
- a CDS encoding ABC transporter permease, whose product MKIRRLRAVARKEFIHVLRDKRSLGLSILIPVMLLFLFGYALSLDVDRIPLAVIDRDASFQSREFLSSFQGSRYFSLNYYCSNYREVEELIDARKALAGIVIPPEFSRKIFCGKNPEIQVLLDGSDSTTAGIAMGYFNAISMQYNAEVLKSRMETAISARFVLPVDMRPRVLYNPELKSRNFIVPGLIALIMMVIAALLTSQTVSREWENGNLELLKPSPLLPSEMILGKLIPYFVIGMTDVAISIFIGIEVFDVPFRGSLTLLFALSSLFLLSALSMGIFISVAAKSQLVSAQFALVTTFLPAFLLSGFIFDINNMPAVVRLLSRIAVPARYFVTIIKAIYLKGNGFSFFAAEVISLFVFAIVMLIVAERKLKNIFR is encoded by the coding sequence ATGAAAATCAGGCGCCTCAGGGCTGTGGCCAGGAAGGAGTTTATCCATGTGCTGCGGGACAAACGTTCCCTGGGTCTGTCAATCCTGATTCCTGTGATGCTTCTGTTTCTTTTTGGATACGCTTTATCGCTTGATGTGGACAGGATTCCGCTGGCTGTGATCGACAGAGACGCAAGCTTTCAAAGCCGTGAATTTCTGTCTTCTTTTCAGGGTTCCAGGTATTTTTCCCTGAATTATTATTGCAGCAATTATCGGGAAGTCGAAGAGCTGATCGATGCCCGCAAGGCTCTGGCCGGGATAGTGATACCCCCGGAATTTTCCAGAAAAATCTTTTGCGGAAAAAACCCGGAAATACAAGTGCTGCTTGACGGCAGCGATTCCACGACCGCCGGAATCGCAATGGGTTACTTTAACGCAATATCCATGCAGTACAATGCCGAAGTGCTTAAGAGCAGAATGGAAACTGCGATATCAGCAAGGTTCGTTCTGCCTGTTGACATGCGGCCCAGGGTTCTCTACAATCCTGAACTCAAATCCAGGAATTTCATCGTGCCTGGTCTGATCGCGCTGATCATGATGGTGATCGCTGCGCTTCTGACATCCCAGACCGTTTCCAGGGAATGGGAAAACGGAAATCTGGAGCTTCTGAAGCCTTCTCCGCTCCTGCCGTCTGAGATGATCCTGGGAAAGCTGATTCCCTATTTTGTGATCGGCATGACTGACGTGGCAATCTCAATTTTCATCGGGATTGAAGTCTTTGATGTTCCTTTCAGGGGCAGCCTGACACTGCTTTTCGCTTTATCATCGCTTTTTCTGCTCTCTGCGCTCAGCATGGGAATTTTTATTTCAGTGGCTGCTAAAAGCCAGCTCGTTTCAGCTCAGTTTGCCCTGGTTACCACATTTCTTCCTGCTTTCCTGCTGTCTGGTTTTATCTTTGACATCAATAACATGCCCGCAGTGGTAAGACTTCTGTCAAGAATTGCGGTGCCTGCCCGCTATTTCGTGACCATCATCAAAGCGATTTATCTGAAAGGCAACGGCTTTTCTTTCTTTGCGGCTGAAGTGATTTCTCTTTTTGTGTTCGCGATTGTGATGCTGATCGTGGCTGAGCGTAAGCTGAAAAATATTTTCAGGTGA